The Solea solea chromosome 19, fSolSol10.1, whole genome shotgun sequence genome has a window encoding:
- the LOC131446354 gene encoding lysozyme C-like, translating into MKCLVFMLLVALSSAKVFERCEWARVLKSHGMDGFGGYSLANWVCLTKGESDYNTRATNRNTDGSIDYGIFQINSRYWCYNGQGPTSNACGINCSELLKDDVTAAIRCAKRVAQDPNGIRAWVAWVRHCEGRDLSSYVRGCGV; encoded by the exons ATGAAGTGTCTGGTGTTTATGCTGTTGGTGGCACTGAGCAGCGCTAAAGTCTTTGAGCGCTGTGAATGGGCACGAGTGCTGAAGAGCCATGGGATGGACGGCTTTGGTGGCTACAGCCTCGCCAACT ggGTTTGTCTGACCAAGGGCGAGTCGGACTACAACACCAGAGCCACCAACCGCAACACTGACGGCTCCATCGACTACGGCATCTTCCAGATCAACAGCCGCTATTGGTGTTACAACGGCCAGGGGCCCACTTCAAATGCATGTGGAATCAACTGCAGCG aACTCCTGAAGGACGACGTCACTGCGGCGATCAGGTGTGCCAAACGTGTCGCTCAGGATCCCAACGGCATCAGAGCCTG GGTTGCCTGGGTACGTCACTGTGAGGGTCGTGACCTGAGTTCCTACGTGAGAGGATGTGGAGTTTAA
- the LOC131446677 gene encoding uncharacterized protein LOC131446677, whose protein sequence is MADDKPDLESLQRRRSNAQRSLTTRINRLNFKAGRLGTGKLSQELAGLENDYDIFVDACCEYIEDLEQIDSTDDNCELRDTLTKRDAIGQRYHETMEMLWFKDAEPVISTLVARFNSAFDQAEELGRKSALQWCQQEARRQGLDQELHELRDAVYVWKDYRPYGEEKWRLLLTLEIKKKVLMEEWARRRDNKRGGGLTRPVTCASTTPLVHTHSAIRQGTIAGTSPPHQPPQPLQQPNYGPTVSFTQPPTLTSIPRPPGFHTAPTNTSMGQRGTVPTSNFGTVTGGEDSSQWAQPIAKITPISLPKISESRKADWKSIQAQAGPTESFKEEQKKLKSQVTELQKVTKVNVKKVEEESKLRAEMSELSRELSSEKTQTDELQETLAQSQENLTELQSDFYQKESEEEESTLHQDLKAPEERLSLAQEDLATNTSQLLLTTPLLTPTQTGLEAQTKELKRSHSSLESELTKQEQLKHLKHLVILSLESRLSEKMLTQWLAHVSSPKNYAFPGNHFEKLLLFLAPFLKGQRSLLTGVELLKFSKPIPIYTSERPSYHEKPVDWRRILEGVEKILKARGFYLKPWVRSGQSGRKDEAKPDQMTLLTKGEVDVKAPNPLTCRVLLSQITGLYDPIDLTTPVKQKGAIPVRKASQEAGKFTKDTWEESLSDELRGKAIELFKEYTRLGSIKFHRSLTPSGWRGEPWGITFSDGSCESYRAVLYQRWETSDGVVTGLVDSKAKLTPLNQKGNAGKAKICGAFFATRLKEYMLKHGRLTVEKWYHFIDSQTVLGAIQRDSYGFQTFFANRVGGIQKAGPVTDWRWIPGEVNVADLVTRGCSPKRLDENSAWQKGPEFLSSPVKDWPMKSPAKVAADATETVSKLQKKDFTAALTRTQAQKLLNSGSEGRNFTDRDSRSLAGLQSAGYETKSIPVETKKDETLGGAALIVRVGLKRYNPLAKLCGGVSHARKAVKKWVARIGRAPIPAKWEVVLTVTELETAFQDPLTSSRYVIRDTVMRGIKNRLVVNKDEASGLLRCYGRVQAITWGNPGVPLVPYNAWISTLLTREAHGANHEGIAGTLLRVRSKAWVVQGPRIARSIIDSCVHCRKTKARLCRQQMSELPSERSEPAAPFELTALDLFGPYVVRDTVKRRTKMKVWGVVFSCMASRALHADIVEDLSTDGFLKAYQRFTALRGHPRKLWSDQGTNFVGAKPALKELYEFLNNIDKDQVQKKATAAGTDWSWVFHPADSPHRNGAAEAAVHTLKRALKGVESHLTALEFQTLLYLAGVITPNSLLLGRAGPSGDSRGFEYLTYPVACLRAVQIEVDKCWKRWSQLAGERHSTRCEGEDVPKLPGFQWTKWERQRKGEPSLHHPSQRCQKAGGSVAVEEQK, encoded by the exons atggcagATGACAAGCCAGATCTGGAAAGCCTACAGCGGAGGCGATCAAATGCACAGCGGAGCCTAACGACGCGTATAAACCGCCTTAATTTCAAAGCTGGTCGTCTAGGCACAGGAAAATTGTCGCAAGAGTTGGCAGGGTTGGAAAACGACTATGATATCTTCGTCGACGCCTGCTGTGAATATATCGAAGACCTGGAACAGATAGACTCAACGGACGACAACTGTGAGTTAAGAGACACTCTGACAAAGAGGGACGCCATTGGGCAAAGGTACCATGAGACAATGGAAATGTTGTGGTTTAAAGATGCTGAGCCAGTAATAAGCACCCTCGTGGCACGGTTCAATTCAGCTTTCGACCAGGCCGAGGAACTCGGCAGGAAAAGTGCACTACAGTGGTGTCAGCAAGAGGCCAGAAGGCAGGGACTGGATCAAGAACTCCACGAACTCAGAGACGCTGTGTATGTTTGGAAAGACTATCGGCCATACGGTGAAGAAAAGTGGAGACTCCTTTTaacattggaaattaaaaagaagGTACTGATGGAGGAGTGGGCACGCCGCCGGGATAACAAGCGGGGAGGTGGGCTTACCCGACCAGTAACTTGTGCTAGTACCACCCCACTTGTTCACACCCACTCAGCTATCAGGCAGGGCACCATAGCTGGCACCAGTCCCCCTCATCAACCTCCTCAACCACTTCAACAACCTAATTATGGACCCACTGTCAGCTTTACTCAGCCTCCAACCCTCACCAGTATACCACGGCCACCAGGGTTTCACACTGCTCCCACCAACACCAGCATGGGACAAAGGGGAACTGTGCCCACCAGCAACTTTGGTACAGTCACAGGGGGAGAAGACAGCTCTCAGTGGGCCCAACCCATAGCAAAGATCACACCGATAAGCTTGCCTAAGATTTCCGAGAGCAGGAAGGCTGATTGGAAGAGTATCCAGGCGCAAGCGGGTCCCACAGAGTCCTTTAAAGAAGAGCAGAAGAAACTGAAGAGTCAAGTGACAGAGTTACAGAAAGTAACGAAAGTCAATGTCAAGAAGGTAGAGGAGGAGAGTAAACTGAGGGCCGAGATGTCTGAGCTCAGCAGGGAGCTGAGCTCTGAAAAGACCCAAACCGATGAGCTGCAGGAGACCTTGGCGCAAAGTCAGGAGAATCTCACtgagcttcagtctgacttctaccagaaagagtcagaagaagaagagtctacTCTGCATCAAGAT CTCAAGGCACCAGAAGAAAGACTGAGCTTAGCACAGGAGGACTTGGCTACCAACACCAGCCAACTCCTGCTAACCACACCACTGCTAACTCCAACCCAGACAGGTTTGGAGGCTCAGACAAAAGAACTGAAGAGAAGCCACAGCTCATTGGAGTCAGAGCTCACTAAACAAGAGCAGTTGAAGCACCTGAAGCACCTGGTGATACTGTCTTTAGAGAGCAGACTTTCTGAGAAAATGCTAACCCAGTGGCTTGCACATGTGAGCAGCCCCAAAAACTATGCCTTCCCGGGTAACCATTTTGAGAAGCTCTTATTGTTCCTGGCGCCTTTCCTGAAAGGCCAAAGGTCATTACTCACAGGAGTAGAGCTTTTGAAGTTCAGCAAGCCAATCCCCATTTACACTTCCGAGAGACCCAGCTACCATGAGAAGCCGGTCGACTGGAGGAGGATCCTAGAGGGAGTGGAGAAGATCCTGAAAGCAAGGGGCTTCTACCTCAAGCCCTGGGTCCGGTCTGGTCAAAGTGGGAGGAAGGACGAGGCAAAGCCTGACCAAATGACTCTCCTTACTAAAGGAGAGGTGGATGTAAAAGCACCAAACCCATTAACTTGTCGCGTCCTACTGAGCCAGATCACTGGATTGTATGACCCGATCGATCTAACGACACCTGTGAAGCAAAAAGGTGCGATTCCTGTGAGGAAGGCCTCCCAGGAGGCTGGCAAGTTCACTAAGGACACTTGGGAGGAGTCCCTCTCTGATGAACTCCGAGGGAAAGCAATCGAGCTGTTCAAGGAGTACACTCGCTTGGGGAGCATCAAGTTCCACAGAAGCCTCACACCCTCCGGCTGGAGGGGCGAGCCCTGGGGAATCACATTCTCTGACGGAAGCTGTGAATCTTACCGCGCCGTACTGTACCAGCGATGGGAAACGTCAGATGGTGTAGTTACCGGGTTGGTGGACTCAAAAGCCAAGTTAACCCCTTTAAACCAGAAAGGTAACGCAGGCAAAGCCAAAATCTGTGGGGCTTTCTTCGCCACACGCCTGAAGGAATACATGCTGAAGCATGGAAGATTGACTGTAGAAAAGTGGTACCACTTCATAGACAGTCAGACTGTGCTGGGAGCCATCCAGCGAGACAGTTACGGATTTCAAACATTCTTTGCAAATAGGGTCGGGGGGATCCAGAAGGCTGGGCCTGTAACTGATTGGCGGTGGATCCCAGGTGAAGTCAATGTCGCTGATCTCGTCACGAGAGGGTGTTCACCCAAGCGACTAGACGAAAACTCTGCATGGCAAAAGGGTCCCGAGTTCCTGTCTAGTCCAGTTAAAGATTGGCCTATGAAATCTCCAGCAAAAGTGGCGGCTGATGCTACAGAGACAGTGAGTAAACTCCAGAAGAAGGACTTTACAGCAGCTCTCACCAGAACCCAAGCGCAGAAGTTGCTAAATTCTGGTAGTGAAGGCCGGAATTTCACAGATAGAGATAGCAGGTCTCTAGCAGGGCTCCAGTCGGCAGGATATGAGACAAAATCGATCCCTGTTGAGACCAAGAAAGATGAGACACTGGGGGGAGCCGCACTCATAGTCCGAGTGGGTCTGAAAAGGTACAACCCTCTAGCTAAGCTCTGTGGAGGGGTCAGTCATGCCCGAAAGGCTGTAAAGAAGTGGGTTGCTCGTATAGGGAGAGCCCCTATTCCAGCAAAGTGGGAGGTAGTACTGACAGTGACCGAACTTGAAACTGCATTCCAAGATCCCCTTACGTCATCCCGCTACGtcatcagagacactgtgatGCGTGGAATAAAGAACAGACTCGTCGTCAACAAGGACGAAGCTTCGGGGCTCCTGCGGTGCTACGGCAGAGTCCAAGCCATCACCTGGGGAAACCCCGGAGTACCCCTGGTCCCATATAATGCCTGGATCAGCACCCTCCTCACACGGGAAGCCCACGGAGCCAACCATGAAGGCATCGCTGGCACACTCCTCAGAGTGAGGTCCAAAGCATGGGTAGTACAGGGGCCAAGAATCGCAAGAAGCATCATTGACTCCTGCGTGCACTGTCGAAAGACCAAGGCAAGGTTATGCAGGCAACAGATGAGCGAGCTCCCTAGTGAACGATCTGAACCAGCCGCACCGTTTGAGCTAACAGCACTGGATCTCTTTGGCCCCTACGTtgtcagagacactgtaaaGCGAAGAACAAAGATGAAAGTCTGGGGAGTAGTATTCAGTTGTATGGCTTCCAGGGCACTGCATGCTGACATTGTGGAAGACCTGTCAACCGATGGCTTCCTAAAGGCGTACCAGCGCTTCACAGCTCTCAGGGGCCACCCAAGGAAACTTTGGTCGGATCAAGGGACCAACTTCGTGGGCGCCAAACCAGCTTTAAAGGAGCTCTACGAATTCCTGAACAACATCGACAAGGATCAAGTCCAGAAGAAAGCAACCGCCGCTGGGACGGACTGGTCGTGGGTGTTTCACCCAGCAGACTCTCCCCATCGAAAcggagcagctgaagcagcagtcCATACGCTCAAGAGAGCGTTGAAAGGGGTGGAAAGTCACCTGACAGCACTGGAGTTCCAGACTCTCCTCTACCTGGCAGGAGTCATCACTCCCAACTCACTTCTGCTTGGCCGTGCTGGGCCTAGCGGGGACTCTCGAGGGTTCGAATACCTGACTTACCCCGTGGCGTGCCTGAGAGCGGTCCAGATCGAGGTCGACAAGTGCTGGAAGCGGTGGAGCCAGCTGGCGGGTGAAAGGCATAGTACGAGATGTGAAGGTGAGGACGTGCCAAAGTTGCCCGGTTTCCAGTGGACTAAGTGGGAAAGGCAAAGAAAAGGAGAACCGtccctccaccatccttcacAGAGATGTCAGAAGGCTGGTGGTTCTGTTGCCGTGGAGGAACAGAAATAG